GGCGGCGTCCCGCTCGCGGTGTATCTCCGCGCGGGCGCGGGCGACGATCTCATCCGCCTCTTTGCGGGCGCGCTCGTGCTCCTCTGTCCGCAGCCGTTCGCCGGCCTGGATGGCCTTGTTCACGAGGGACTGGGCCTCCTGCCGGGCCTCGTCCAGACGCTTCTTGACTTCCTGCTCGCTGCGGGCCGCCTCCTGCTTAATGCGCTCGGCGTTTTCCATGCTTTCCTTGATCCGCCGACTGCGCTCGTCCAGCATCTTGATGACGGGCTTGTACGCCACGGCGGACAGGATAAACAACAAGAGCAGGAAGTTAATAACCTGCGCGATAAGCCCTGTTAAGTTTATGCCTAGGGCTTCCACGGCCTACTCCTTGCGGTGCACTTTCCGGCGGGCCGCTGTCCGGCCCGCGCACGCTCCCCGGCCAAGCTACACGAACTTGATCAGAAGCGCCACGACCAGCGCGTAAATCGCGATGGCTTCCGCGAAGACGATGCCCAGGATCATGTTGACCTGGATGGCGGGCTGCGCCTCCGGGTTGCGTCCCAGGGCTTCCATTGCCTTCGCGGCCAGCAGGCCAATGGCCAAGCCCGGGCCTAGCGTGCCCAAACCGATAGCTAGCGCCGCCGCCAGTTGTCGAAGACCAGCATCCGTCATTGAACGTCCTCCTTCTTATCCCAGACCGAGCCCTGAGGGCTTCGTTTCTCAGCTACCGGGACACCGTGCGACACAGCCACCTGCCGCCTCGTCTAGTGATGGGCCTCCGCCGCCTCGCCGCCCTCGTGATGGCCCTTGTGGTCCTCTCCGTGGCTTGCCACCGCCATCACACCGAAGATGAGGGTAAGGAAGGCGAACACGAAGGCCTGCATGAAACCGACGAACAACTCCAGACCGTAGAACACCAGGACAAAGACCAGGGGCACCAGGAACGTGATAACGATGAGAAGGACCTCGCCCGCGAAGACGTTGCCGAAAAGTCGGAAGGTGAAGCTGATGACGCGGGCAAGCTCGCTGACAATCTCCAGGAGGCCGATGGCCAAGTCTATGATGCCATTGAATATCTCCCCCCGGAGGAGCCTGCGCACGTTGAAGAATTTGGACAGGTACATGGGGCCGAGGGACTGGAACCCCCACATCTCGATGAAGACCAGGGCCACCAGGGCCAGGGCCAGCGGCGTGTTCAAGTCCGTGTTGGCGCTGCGAAAGAACGGCACCAGGATGGGTTTCGCATGGGCAGCCTCGCCGGACGCGGGCGCACCGTGCTCGGACGCCTCCTTCGGCTTCTCGGCGGCCTCGCCGCCGGGCAGCATGAGCGCCACGTCCAAGCCCGCCACGTTCACCGTGGTGAAAGACGTGGCGTGCACCTCCTCGGCTTTCTCCTTCCCGAACTGGACCTGCGCGTCCCGCACGACCCCGATGGTGCCGAAGCCGGGGAGCAGGCCCATCCAGTTGGAGACCAGAACGAAGAGGAAGATGGTCATCACCACGGGGAAGAACCGGCGGCCCCACTTCTTGCCCGCGACGCCCTCGACGAAGTTCAGCATCGTCTCGATAAAGGTCTCAAGGAGATTCTGGACGCCACGGGGCACGAGCCGCATGCGCCGGGTCACCAGAATGGCGAAAACCGCAAGGACGACGACGGTTACCCAGGAGGCCATGATGCTGTTCGTGAAGCGCAGGCTGCCGGCCTGGAAGACCCATTCGGCGGCGGGGTCAATGTGGGGGATAGGGCCTTTAAGGAAGATGAAGCCCGCGGCAACCAATCCGAGGACTGCGAGGACGAGCAGAAGTTTGCCCTTCGTGGTGGAGAGCAGACCGCCCACTACTTGTTCTCCTTCGCCTTGCCACCGGCGGAGTTATCCCCCTTTACAACACGGGAGATCACTCGTATCAGTCCCAGGAAAGCCCCTGCGATTCCGAGGAAAAGGCCCACCAGCATAAACAGGGGCCGCGTACCGAGCCAGTCATCAGCCCAGAGCCCCAGCACCAAGCCCGCCACAAGGCATATCGCGACGTACCATCCGAGGCCTATGTAGCGGAGCGCACTCCGGGCTCTATCCCAGTCCACGTTGCTGACCCCGATTGCGCAGTATATCACAAGTTCCCCAGGACCTGTCAACGCCAAAAAGCGAGAGTCGCAAGTCCTCGCCGCGCGCAGCCATCCGCGCCCGACAGGCAGGGGACGCGCGCACTCTAGGGCGCGGGACAACCGCCCCAACAGCCCGCCTACTTTGGCATCAGCCCCAGTTGCGCCATCATGCCTGCCACGTCGAAGTACCGGTGCTCCTCCGCGATAAGGCCGTTGCTGTTGACGCGGAAGAAGCTGAGCCTCACCTTCAGGAAGGCTTGTCGTCCTTGCCCAGGCGCTGAATGGCGCCACGTATACGTCTCCACATACTATTCAGATTGACAAGGGCCTGCGGACCTGGCGGCTGATGCCCGTACCGGACCCGGACATACGCCTCTGTTACAGACTTCAGCGCATCGTTCTCCACAGGAAGCGCCTGGGACATCCTGACGTGATACTCGTAGGGAGTTTCCTCTCGCGCTCGTACTATTCCCGCCTGCTCGCCAACCCAAAGCAGACGACGATATATTTCCCGCACGTCCAGGTCTTGCTGGTCTTCCGCCAGGTTGCTCGCCGCGTGCGGCCCGCGTCTGGACCCGCCACCTTTGTTCTTTCGTTGAAAACGGGCCAGGAAGGCGCGCAATAGGCCCTTGACATCATTCCTGAAATTTTCCCACGTCCACAGCGACTCATTGATCTCCTCGATGCCTTCCTCCTCACGACGGCTCCAATACCGGAAGACCGCCCGCGCCAGAAGGTACAGGACCAGGGCGCTCAGAGCCGCTACAAGGCCCCATTTTGCAAGCAGAAGCAATTCGGGGGGAAGAGAGCGTGGCTGCTGCCCCTCCGTAAGACGTCGCATGTCGGAAAAGTCGGGCGGCTGGAATGGCTCTGGCGTCCTGCCTCCTCTAAGCAGACTGACCAGGAAACGCAGCACAAATTCCAACAAAGCGACGACAATCCCCAATGGAAAGCCGATGGCATATAACACGACGAGAAGCAACCCGTCCGCGAGCACGCCCAAGGGCTGCGTCAGGAAAGCAATCAGGTCAAAGGAGACAATGCTGGCCAGCCCTATGCCCATGAGTACTATCGCGAGGGCCGCGCCGACGAGAAGCGCCAGCCAGCGCCGAGCCAGGTAATCGGGAATCTCCTGACGGCGTTTTATCTCCTCCTGTACCGCGAGGAAGTTGCTGAGCGCCAGCGCCACCAGGGCTGCGAGAAAGTAACCGGCAATGTAGGCCCCCGCCACGGGCGACGCTCCCGCGAATACACGCCCACCGAAGATGCGCCAAAGGACCATGAGGCAGACCAGGCCGCTTAGACCGATCAGAAACGTCCTATACAATCCATCAAACGCGAGGGTTTCCCTGCCCAAAACGATCCCCCGCCACACTAAGTACACGCCGAATACGAGGGCGCCTATGATGACGGAGGCGTGAGTACTAACGTATTCCAGCCAGTGCATGTCCCAGAGAAGGTAGCCCGCGCCGTGCCGCAGACGCACAGCAAGCACAAGCGCCAGGACAGCGCTGACCAGGATGGCGACGCGCGCCGCGCCAACGCCCCAGCGCCGAGACAGGGCGTACCGAGTGGCGCCGCACGCTAACCCCATCAAACCAATGGAGAGCAAGAAGGTCAACGGAGGGCCCGCCCAGCCCAGCGAGTCCCATGTGCTGAACCAGAGCACCCACGGATACACAGCCAGCGTCTCCATGATGAGAGCGCTCGCCGTGAGGACCGCGGAGGTGATGAATCCCTGGCTCCCGAGTCGCCCACGGACTGAATGCGCTACGCGCAGAAGTTGTGTGAGACTATTGCGCATGGTCGTTTTCCGTCTTCAACGGTAATACCGGATTGTGCGGCAAACGCTCATCGTCGTCCTAGACCTTAGGCTCAAGGTGCACGTCCGCCATCTCGCGCCAGTACACATCGTCTGAGACGTGATACACGGTGAGACCGTCCAGCGAAGGCAACGGCGTTTCGTCGCCCACATGCACCAGGGCTACTCGACGGCCCGCGCGCCGGAATCTGAGCATGGAGGCCAGCAACGCCTCCGTCGGCGCGGCTGAAATAACCACCAGCGTCGCGCCCCAGGGAAGGGAGCGAGCTTCCTGCTCGACAAGCTGACTCATGCTCACCATTTCATAGGGAGAGACATGGGCAAGCGCCTCGAGGACCTGGAGAAACTGGTCGGGGTGGCTCGAAGGCGGGAGCTTTATCAGGTGGTTGGAATGCTGGTAGAACTGGTTCGCGTAGAGACCCACCCGAAAACCGTTGTCCACCGCGAACTTGGCGAGAGATGCGGCCGCAAGAACGCCGACCTCCAGTCGTTGCTCCACGACCCCCCATAGCGGGTACTTCAACGTCCGCACATCCAGGAATAGGCCAAAGTCCACGGTTGTCGTCGGCTCGAATACCTTCGACTGCAGACGCCCCGTGCGGGCAGACGCCTTCCAATGGATATAGCGTTGCGGGTCGCCTGCCGCATAGTCCCTGGTGGTGACGACGCGAACGGGGTCCTGAAAGAGGTGGCGTCTTACACGCAGGTCTCCGAAGGGGTCTTTGGACGGAATCCCCAGGTTGTCCAGTGGAACAATCTTTGGATAGACCAGCAGGTGATCGGCGTCGGGGAACGTCATATCCTTTTGGAAGAAGCCGAACAGGTCACCCGACCGGACGCGCGTTGGCCCGAACGCGAAGTACCCCCGGCGCGGACAACTGAAGCGATACCGGCGGACGCGACGGTGGTAAGCGCCCAGAGAGAGAAACTGCGACAGGATGGCGCGTGTCGGCTGATCAGAGGGATAGACCTTGCTCGTGATGAACGTGACGTCCCTGGGCACCTCCTCGGTTATCTGAAGCCAGGGCATCGGGAGAAGCTTCCTGTTCGCAACGCCGACCTCAAGCGTCACCTCCTCTCCCCAAAACGCCCGGGCGGCGCTGAGGTGGCGCCTGTACTCCACGCGCTCGAAAACGAAGCGGGCCCAGAGACGAGCGACGCCGCCAGTTATGAGAAAGAGCAGCGCGATAAGCAGGAGCGGGGCCTGACGCAGGACAGCGGCCCCCAGGAAAAGCAGAATGCTGACCAGAAACCAGGCATCACCCATCATTCATGTCAACCTGCTACGACCCGCTCTTTTGCCCGCCAGCGTCCTCCAGCGGCACGGGAGTGCTCTTCAAAACATCCTGAATTATTTCGTCAGACGTGTGCCCCTTGAGACGACTCTGCGCCTTGGCGATGACCCGGTGGCCCAGCACAAACGGCACCAGGCATTTCACATCGTCGGGGATGACGTATGCGCGTCCCCGTATGGCCGCCAAAGTCTGACTTGCGCGGTAGAGACCCAGCATCGCTCGCGGACTCGCCCCCAACTCTGTCTGGGGATGCTGCCTGGTCGCGTGCACCAGCTTGATAAGGTATCCCTCCACGTCCGGGTCAACGAGGACCGCGCGGCATGCTTCCTGCAACGGAAGAAGCCCTTCCGCCGAGACAACGGGGCGCAGGCTCTGCAACGGGTTAGCCTGCCGGAAGCGCGCCAGGAGGGTCCTGTCCTCATCGGCGCTGGGGTAGCCCATGCGCAGACGCAGGAGGAAGCGGTCCATCTGCGCCTCCGGCAACGGGAAGGTGCCCTCCAATTCAATCGGATTCTGCGTGGCGAGTACGAGGAACGGGCGGGGCAGGAGCTTGGTTACCCCTTCCACGGTGACCTGCCGCTCCTCCATCGCCTCCAGAAACGCGGACTGCGTACGGGGCGTCGCACGGTTGATTTCGTCCGCCAGCACAATCTGGGCAAAAACGGGGCCTGGCCGGAATTCAAACCCACCCGACTGCTGATTGAACACATGCGTCCCGGTGACGTCCGACGGCAATAGGTCGGGAGTGCACTGGATGCGGTGAAACGTGCATCCCAGGGAACGGGCGACAGTCCGGGCCAGCAGGGTCTTGCCAGTCCCCGGGACGTCCTCGATGAGCACATGGCCCTCGCACAGTATAGCGACAAGGACAAGCTCCACTGTTGGGCTTTTCCCCACGATGACCTTTTCGATGCTCTGGCGTACGGAAGCAGCTGCGCCGCCAATCTGCTCAATCCCTGTTGTGACCATACGCAACTTCTCTCCGCTGCAATGTCCACCACGAATGTCGTTGACTAAAATGTCCCGAGCATGGCGCGAGGCAGCATGCACACAGCGCGCTAAGGATAACAGGTCGCGCAGGGATCACGCGGGCCTGGCAGGCCCCTCAGCGGCCGGCAGCCATAGTGTGAATGCGCTGCCCTTGCCCAGCTCGCTCTCCACGCCCACGCGTCCACCGTGCGCTTCCACGATCGCGCGCACCAGCGCCAGTCCCAGGCCCGCGCCACCCTGCCGCCTTGAGCGCGCCGTGTCCACTCGGTAGAACCTCTCCCAGATGCGCGGCAGGCTCTCCGGCGGTATGCCCTGGCCGGTATCCAGGACGGAGACCTCGGCGCCGCCGTCCCTCTCCCTGGCGCGCAGCGTGACGTTGCCACCGGTTGGCGTGTATTGAATAGCGTTGTCCAGCAAGTTGCGGACCACGGAGCGCATGGCGTCCACATTCACCCGTACTGGTGGCAAATGGGGTGGCACTTCAACGTGCAGCGCCAGTCCCGCCGCATTCGCAAGAGCGCCGATCTCGTCCGCCATATCGTACAGCAACGGAGCGAGGTCCACAGTTGCTTTGGGCAGATCTCCGCCGCGGTCCAGCCGCGTCAGCGCCAGCAGGTGCTCCACCAGCCGCTGCAGGTGCTCCACCTCCCGCGCAAGCTGCGGCAGCTAGCGCTGGCACAGCGCGGCGTCCTCCGCGCCGTGCTTTTGCAGCATCTCCAGGCGCAGGCGGATACCCGTCAGCGGCGTCCGCAGCTCATGGGCGCGTCCGCGACGAATCCCTGCTGGCACGCCAGCATATCCTGCACCTGTTCCGCCATGCGATTGAACGCCCTGCCGAGCCGTTCAATCTCGTCCGGCCCGTCAGGCCGCACGCGCTGGGGCAGGTCGCCGCCGGCCATCGCCTCCGTCACGCCCGTAAGCTTCCCCACCGGTCTGGCTATCTGCCGGGCCAGCAGCACGCTGGCGAGGGTTGTCGCCAGGAGCGCGACGCCGCCCGCCAGCGCTAGGCCCGTCCATATTCCGCCAATCTCCGCGTAAAGCGGGGCCGTCGGGACGGAGAGTTGAACGACGCCCGCGATCCTCCGCTCATCGTGATAGACCGGCGCGGCTACAAAGAGGTGTTCCTGACCGTCAGAATCGGGCCGAATGTCGAAACGCACCGCGCCACGCAGCGCGTCGCTAAGCTCGGGAGCGTCAGAGGCGTGTCAACAACCTCTTGACACCATACACCACACCCTATTGGCGTGCGGCTTCAGAGGCTGGGGTTGATTGCCTGTCAATCAGAGGCCGGGTAGAACGAGGCTCTAATGCGGGCACCGGCTCAGTATGCGTACCCATGCGCAGTTGCTGACATTGCAGGACTGAGCGCTATTCGGACCGGCGGACGCGGCTGCGGCGGCGCGCGGCCCGGCGCTGCTTCTCGCGGGCGGCCTCACCCTTGGAGACGAAGAAACGCTTGCTCTTCGCCTCCCGCAGGATGCCGGAGCGCTGGACCTTGGTAGTGAATCGCTTGAGCAGACTCTCCTGGGTCTCGCCTTCGCGCAATGTAACGTCCAAAGGAAGTTCCTTTCCAGGCATCCCAGGCAGACAAAGGACAAGGGGCTATGGTTTAACCATAGCCCCTGCCTCTCACCGGTTCGGGTGGTTAAACCCTAGCGGTAGGATGTCTGCTGGGTCTTGCGAAAACAGTCGCTGCAGTACACGGGCTTGGTGCCGCGGGGCTGGAACGGGACCTGCGTCTGCTTGCCGCACGTGGCGCAGACAGCAGGGAACATTTCGCGCCGGGCGGGCCGATCCCCGTAGCCGCCGCCACCACCACTGTCGCCGCGCTGCGCCTTGCGGGCGTCGCGACACGTCGGGCACCGCTTGGGCTCGTTCGTGTAGCCGCGCTGCGCAAACAGTTCCTGCTCGCTGGCGCTAAACGAAAACGTCGCGCCGCAGTCGGAGCAAGTAAGCGTCTTGTCGGTGTAGCTCATGGATGACCTCCTTCCTCTGAGTAGTTGGTTCCAGGGAGGCCATCCGTACCGAGGTAAGTCGGGGGGGACGAAACCAGCGCAGGAAACCACCGGTACTCATCATACACGCTTTCAAAAGATAACGCAAGTCAAGCTGCGCGCAGGCGCCTCAGCCAAGCAACTCCGGCACGGATGCTCCGCGTCGCGGAGGCGGATGGACATACAACCCATGCGCAACCTGCTCGGCTGTGCTCCCCCTTACCGGGGAGCGGCCGGAGGCGCGGGGTTAGTCATGTCCATGCCCAATGTGCTGGGAAACAACTCCTTGATCTCGTCGAAGGTCCACCGGCCCTGCTTCTGGATGGTCCTGGCCGGCGCGGGGTTGTTCAGCAGGGAGTACACGCCGCCGGCGGCGTAGAATAGGTTGCCGTTGACGTGCGACGCGGCGTCCGTGCACAGCCAGGTCACCAGCGGGGCGATCGCCTCCGGCGGACGCGGGTAGTTGCGCTCCGTCGCCACTGCGCTCACGATGCCCGCCTTCTGCTGCATCTCCCGCGACTTGTCGCTGATGGTCGCGGTCAGACGCGTGTCGGCGGACGGCGCCACGGCGTTAATGGTGACGCCGTACCGGCCCAGGTCCCGCGCGGCGGTGCGCACCAGTCCGGCGATGCCGTCCTTGGCGGCGCCGTAGTTGGCCTGGCCCGGGTTGCCGTAAAGGCCGGAGGTGGAGGACATGCAGACGATGCGCCCATACTTCTGCTGCCGCATGAGGATGGAGGCGAACTTGGTGCAGGCGAAGTTGCCCTTCAGGTGGACCGCTATGACCGCGTCCCATTCCTCTTCGGTCATGTTGAATATCATGCGGTCGCGCAGGATGCCAGCGTTGTTGACCAGGATGTCAATGCGGCCAAAGCTGTCCACAGCCATCTTAATGATGTGCTCGGCGTTCTTGAGAGAGGCCACGTTGTCGTGGTTGGCGACTGCCGTGCCGCCCTTCTTGCGTATCTCCTCTACCACCGCGTTGGCCACCGAGCTATCGGCGCCGGTGCCATCCGGAGCGACGCCCGCGTCGTTGACCACCACCTTGGCGCCTTCCGCGGCCATGAGCAGGGCGATTCCCCGGCCAATGCCGCGTCCCGCGCCCGTGACCACGGCCACTTTACCCTTCAGTCGCTCACCCATAGTGCCTTTTTCTCCTTCAGTCGTTACACGCCACGGCTACCGCTTGGCGGGCGCTCCGCCTTGCGGAGCGGGCTGCGGAGGCGGCGCGGGGTTGACCAGGCCCGCGGCCAGGGTGTAGGGCATGATGCCCTCCATCTCGTCCATGGTCCACAGGCCGTCCTTGAAGATGGTCTTGATGGGCCGGGGCTGGCTGAGCAGGGAGATGGTGCCGCCCGCGGCGTAGAATATCTGGCCGTTGACGTTGGTCGCCAGGTCGCTCACCAGGTAGGTGACGATGGGAGCGACGTCCTCAGGGTCCAGCTTCTCAAGCGCTGGCTCGCCCCAGTCGCCGAAGCCCTCGCGCTTGATGCCCATCTGGGTGCGCATCTCCCGCGCCTTCATCACCTCAGGCGTGATGGTCATGCGCGTGGCCGCGACGGGAGACACGGCGTTCACCCGAACTCCGTACCGGCCCAGGTCGCGCGCCGCCACTTTGGTCAGACCGGCGATGCCCGACTTGGCCGAGGCGTAGTTGGCCTGGCCGGGGTTCCCATACAGGCCGGAGGTGGAAGTGATAGTCACGATGGACCCGCTGCGCTGCTGCCGCATGACAATGGACGCGAACTTCACGCAGGCGAAGGTCCCCTTCAGGTGGACGCGGATGACGGCGTCCCACTCCTCCTCGGTCATGTTGAAGATCATGCGGTCGCGCAGGATGCCCGCGCAGGTGACCAGCGCGTCCAGCCTGCCCCACTTGTCCACCGCCTGCTTGATCAGCTTCTCCGCGTTGGCCATCACGGCCACGTCGTCAAAGTTGGCGATGGCCTCGCCGCCGCGCTTGCGGATTTCCTCCGCGACTTCGCTGGCGGGACCGGACGAGGCGCCGGTGCCGTCCACGTTGCCGCCCAGGTCACAGACTACGACCCGCGCTCCCAGGGACGCCAGCGCCAGAGCGATGCCCCGGCCCACGCCGCGGCCCGCGCCG
This Dehalococcoidia bacterium DNA region includes the following protein-coding sequences:
- a CDS encoding SDR family oxidoreductase codes for the protein MGERLKGKVAVVTGAGRGIGRGIALLMAAEGAKVVVNDAGVAPDGTGADSSVANAVVEEIRKKGGTAVANHDNVASLKNAEHIIKMAVDSFGRIDILVNNAGILRDRMIFNMTEEEWDAVIAVHLKGNFACTKFASILMRQQKYGRIVCMSSTSGLYGNPGQANYGAAKDGIAGLVRTAARDLGRYGVTINAVAPSADTRLTATISDKSREMQQKAGIVSAVATERNYPRPPEAIAPLVTWLCTDAASHVNGNLFYAAGGVYSLLNNPAPARTIQKQGRWTFDEIKELFPSTLGMDMTNPAPPAAPR
- a CDS encoding zinc-ribbon domain containing protein — translated: MSYTDKTLTCSDCGATFSFSASEQELFAQRGYTNEPKRCPTCRDARKAQRGDSGGGGGYGDRPARREMFPAVCATCGKQTQVPFQPRGTKPVYCSDCFRKTQQTSYR
- a CDS encoding SDR family oxidoreductase is translated as MAEQPLKGKSAIVTGAGRGVGRGIALALASLGARVVVCDLGGNVDGTGASSGPASEVAEEIRKRGGEAIANFDDVAVMANAEKLIKQAVDKWGRLDALVTCAGILRDRMIFNMTEEEWDAVIRVHLKGTFACVKFASIVMRQQRSGSIVTITSTSGLYGNPGQANYASAKSGIAGLTKVAARDLGRYGVRVNAVSPVAATRMTITPEVMKAREMRTQMGIKREGFGDWGEPALEKLDPEDVAPIVTYLVSDLATNVNGQIFYAAGGTISLLSQPRPIKTIFKDGLWTMDEMEGIMPYTLAAGLVNPAPPPQPAPQGGAPAKR
- a CDS encoding MoxR family ATPase, translating into MVTTGIEQIGGAAASVRQSIEKVIVGKSPTVELVLVAILCEGHVLIEDVPGTGKTLLARTVARSLGCTFHRIQCTPDLLPSDVTGTHVFNQQSGGFEFRPGPVFAQIVLADEINRATPRTQSAFLEAMEERQVTVEGVTKLLPRPFLVLATQNPIELEGTFPLPEAQMDRFLLRLRMGYPSADEDRTLLARFRQANPLQSLRPVVSAEGLLPLQEACRAVLVDPDVEGYLIKLVHATRQHPQTELGASPRAMLGLYRASQTLAAIRGRAYVIPDDVKCLVPFVLGHRVIAKAQSRLKGHTSDEIIQDVLKSTPVPLEDAGGQKSGS
- a CDS encoding ATP-binding protein, translated to MEHLQRLVEHLLALTRLDRGGDLPKATVDLAPLLYDMADEIGALANAAGLALHVEVPPHLPPVRVNVDAMRSVVRNLLDNAIQYTPTGGNVTLRARERDGGAEVSVLDTGQGIPPESLPRIWERFYRVDTARSRRQGGAGLGLALVRAIVEAHGGRVGVESELGKGSAFTLWLPAAEGPARPA
- a CDS encoding DUF58 domain-containing protein — its product is MMGDAWFLVSILLFLGAAVLRQAPLLLIALLFLITGGVARLWARFVFERVEYRRHLSAARAFWGEEVTLEVGVANRKLLPMPWLQITEEVPRDVTFITSKVYPSDQPTRAILSQFLSLGAYHRRVRRYRFSCPRRGYFAFGPTRVRSGDLFGFFQKDMTFPDADHLLVYPKIVPLDNLGIPSKDPFGDLRVRRHLFQDPVRVVTTRDYAAGDPQRYIHWKASARTGRLQSKVFEPTTTVDFGLFLDVRTLKYPLWGVVEQRLEVGVLAAASLAKFAVDNGFRVGLYANQFYQHSNHLIKLPPSSHPDQFLQVLEALAHVSPYEMVSMSQLVEQEARSLPWGATLVVISAAPTEALLASMLRFRRAGRRVALVHVGDETPLPSLDGLTVYHVSDDVYWREMADVHLEPKV
- a CDS encoding F0F1 ATP synthase subunit A, translating into MGGLLSTTKGKLLLVLAVLGLVAAGFIFLKGPIPHIDPAAEWVFQAGSLRFTNSIMASWVTVVVLAVFAILVTRRMRLVPRGVQNLLETFIETMLNFVEGVAGKKWGRRFFPVVMTIFLFVLVSNWMGLLPGFGTIGVVRDAQVQFGKEKAEEVHATSFTTVNVAGLDVALMLPGGEAAEKPKEASEHGAPASGEAAHAKPILVPFFRSANTDLNTPLALALVALVFIEMWGFQSLGPMYLSKFFNVRRLLRGEIFNGIIDLAIGLLEIVSELARVISFTFRLFGNVFAGEVLLIVITFLVPLVFVLVFYGLELFVGFMQAFVFAFLTLIFGVMAVASHGEDHKGHHEGGEAAEAHH
- the rpsU gene encoding 30S ribosomal protein S21; amino-acid sequence: MDVTLREGETQESLLKRFTTKVQRSGILREAKSKRFFVSKGEAAREKQRRAARRRSRVRRSE
- a CDS encoding DUF4129 domain-containing protein — translated: MRNSLTQLLRVAHSVRGRLGSQGFITSAVLTASALIMETLAVYPWVLWFSTWDSLGWAGPPLTFLLSIGLMGLACGATRYALSRRWGVGAARVAILVSAVLALVLAVRLRHGAGYLLWDMHWLEYVSTHASVIIGALVFGVYLVWRGIVLGRETLAFDGLYRTFLIGLSGLVCLMVLWRIFGGRVFAGASPVAGAYIAGYFLAALVALALSNFLAVQEEIKRRQEIPDYLARRWLALLVGAALAIVLMGIGLASIVSFDLIAFLTQPLGVLADGLLLVVLYAIGFPLGIVVALLEFVLRFLVSLLRGGRTPEPFQPPDFSDMRRLTEGQQPRSLPPELLLLAKWGLVAALSALVLYLLARAVFRYWSRREEEGIEEINESLWTWENFRNDVKGLLRAFLARFQRKNKGGGSRRGPHAASNLAEDQQDLDVREIYRRLLWVGEQAGIVRAREETPYEYHVRMSQALPVENDALKSVTEAYVRVRYGHQPPGPQALVNLNSMWRRIRGAIQRLGKDDKPS
- the atpF gene encoding F0F1 ATP synthase subunit B, which produces MEALGINLTGLIAQVINFLLLLFILSAVAYKPVIKMLDERSRRIKESMENAERIKQEAARSEQEVKKRLDEARQEAQSLVNKAIQAGERLRTEEHERARKEADEIVARARAEIHRERDAAIEQVRLQFADLAVVAAEKIIRIRLDKEAHKGLINEVLEESAKLRNN
- a CDS encoding HAMP domain-containing protein, which encodes MRFDIRPDSDGQEHLFVAAPVYHDERRIAGVVQLSVPTAPLYAEIGGIWTGLALAGGVALLATTLASVLLARQIARPVGKLTGVTEAMAGGDLPQRVRPDGPDEIERLGRAFNRMAEQVQDMLACQQGFVADAPMSCGRR
- the atpE gene encoding ATP synthase F0 subunit C — protein: MTDAGLRQLAAALAIGLGTLGPGLAIGLLAAKAMEALGRNPEAQPAIQVNMILGIVFAEAIAIYALVVALLIKFV
- a CDS encoding AtpZ/AtpI family protein is translated as MDWDRARSALRYIGLGWYVAICLVAGLVLGLWADDWLGTRPLFMLVGLFLGIAGAFLGLIRVISRVVKGDNSAGGKAKENK